In the genome of Taurinivorans muris, one region contains:
- the rplT gene encoding 50S ribosomal protein L20, with protein sequence MRVKRGLASHRRHKKYLKLAKGFRGGRSRLYRTAREAVERSLVYSYHGRKLRKRDFRKLWIMRINAGARLNGLSYSRFMHGLELAGVVINRKMLADLAVREKADFAALVELAKAKLA encoded by the coding sequence ATGCGTGTAAAGAGAGGTCTTGCTAGTCATCGCAGACACAAGAAATATTTAAAATTAGCAAAAGGTTTCCGCGGCGGCCGCAGCCGTTTATACCGTACCGCCCGTGAAGCGGTTGAACGCTCATTGGTTTATTCCTATCACGGACGTAAACTCCGCAAACGTGATTTCCGTAAGCTTTGGATTATGCGTATCAATGCCGGTGCACGTTTAAACGGTCTTTCTTATTCACGTTTCATGCACGGTTTAGAGCTTGCCGGTGTTGTTATCAACCGTAAAATGCTTGCCGATTTAGCTGTTCGTGAAAAAGCCGACTTTGCCGCTCTTGTGGAATTAGCGAAAGCTAAACTTGCTTAA
- the rpmI gene encoding 50S ribosomal protein L35 encodes MPKMKTSRSAAKRFTVTGSGKFRRRRQGLRHILTKKCAKRRMLLGQSAIVDKTNEKALRRLMPYA; translated from the coding sequence ATGCCAAAGATGAAAACGAGTCGCTCTGCCGCAAAGCGTTTCACTGTGACAGGCAGCGGAAAATTCCGCCGTCGTCGCCAAGGCTTACGTCACATTTTGACTAAAAAATGTGCGAAACGCCGTATGCTTTTAGGTCAAAGCGCAATTGTTGACAAAACAAACGAAAAAGCTTTGCGCCGTCTTATGCCTTACGCATAA
- the lepA gene encoding translation elongation factor 4: MAHSNLENIRNFSIIAHIDHGKSTLADRILEFTNLVSDREKKDQYLDNMDLERERGITIKAQTVRIPFTDKNGKNYILNLIDTPGHVDFNYEVSRSLAACDGALLVVDATQGVEAQTLANVYLALDHNHEIIPVLNKIDLPSADVERVEKEIEESIGLDCSIAVPVSAKTGLNIDKVLEAIVEYLPAPQGDLNAPLKALIFDSWYDSYQGVIVLFRIMDGKIKKGDKIRLMATGKEYEVIRLGVFSPTAKDLDELGAGEVGFLCGNIKELGDARVGDTVTLAENPAREAVPGFKEVQSMVFCGLYPTDSADYETLKTALEKLQLNDAAFSFEPETSQALGFGFRCGFLGLLHMEIIQERLEREFQVELIATAPSVIYKVLTTEGQELSIDNPSKLPDPAKIEVLYEPYVKMDIHVPQEYVGNVFKLCEEKRGIQKNMGYLTSSRVVITYELPFAEIVYDFFDRLKSGTKGYASMDYEPIDYRASNLVKLDIMLNGDPVDALAVIVHRDKAYYYGRNLALKLKRTIPRQLFEVAIQAAIGQKIIARETVSAFRKNVTAKCYGGDITRKRKLLEKQKEGKKRMKRMGNVELPQEAFLAALSVGDEA; this comes from the coding sequence ATGGCACATTCAAATTTAGAAAATATCAGAAACTTCTCCATCATTGCGCACATTGACCACGGCAAATCCACATTGGCGGACAGGATTTTGGAATTTACCAATCTTGTCAGCGACCGTGAAAAAAAAGACCAATACCTTGACAATATGGATTTGGAAAGGGAACGGGGCATCACAATCAAAGCCCAAACCGTGCGTATTCCGTTTACGGACAAAAACGGGAAAAACTATATTTTGAACCTTATCGACACCCCGGGACACGTTGACTTCAATTACGAAGTTTCCCGTTCCTTGGCTGCCTGCGACGGAGCGCTCCTTGTCGTGGACGCAACCCAAGGCGTCGAAGCCCAAACCCTTGCCAATGTTTATTTGGCGCTTGACCATAACCACGAAATCATTCCCGTGCTCAATAAGATCGATTTGCCAAGCGCCGATGTGGAAAGGGTTGAAAAGGAAATCGAAGAAAGCATAGGGCTTGACTGTTCCATTGCGGTTCCCGTTTCCGCAAAAACCGGATTGAATATCGATAAAGTCTTGGAAGCGATAGTCGAATACCTGCCCGCTCCGCAAGGAGATTTGAACGCTCCGCTGAAAGCCCTTATTTTTGATTCTTGGTATGATTCCTACCAAGGCGTCATCGTGCTTTTCAGGATTATGGACGGAAAAATCAAAAAAGGCGACAAAATCCGCCTTATGGCGACCGGCAAGGAATATGAAGTCATCCGCTTAGGGGTGTTTTCTCCTACGGCGAAAGATTTGGACGAACTCGGAGCCGGCGAAGTAGGCTTTTTATGCGGCAACATCAAGGAACTTGGCGACGCCCGGGTCGGCGATACCGTGACTCTTGCGGAAAACCCGGCGCGTGAAGCCGTTCCGGGGTTCAAAGAAGTCCAATCCATGGTTTTCTGCGGTCTGTATCCGACTGATTCCGCTGACTATGAAACCCTTAAAACTGCTTTGGAAAAATTGCAGCTCAACGATGCCGCATTCTCTTTTGAACCCGAAACCTCACAAGCTCTCGGCTTTGGCTTCCGCTGCGGTTTTTTGGGCTTGCTGCATATGGAAATCATTCAGGAAAGGCTTGAACGCGAATTTCAAGTGGAACTTATCGCAACAGCCCCGTCCGTCATTTACAAAGTCCTCACCACCGAAGGACAGGAACTTTCCATCGATAACCCCTCAAAGCTTCCCGACCCCGCAAAAATTGAAGTTCTCTACGAACCTTATGTCAAAATGGACATCCATGTTCCCCAGGAATATGTGGGTAATGTGTTCAAGCTTTGCGAAGAAAAACGCGGCATTCAAAAAAACATGGGCTATCTGACTTCCTCCCGCGTTGTCATCACCTATGAACTGCCTTTTGCGGAAATTGTTTACGATTTCTTTGACAGGCTGAAATCAGGCACGAAAGGCTACGCGTCCATGGACTACGAACCTATCGATTACCGCGCCTCCAACCTTGTCAAGCTTGACATCATGCTGAACGGCGATCCGGTTGACGCCCTCGCCGTCATCGTGCACAGAGACAAAGCCTATTATTACGGCAGAAATCTCGCCTTGAAACTCAAACGCACCATACCGCGGCAGCTTTTTGAAGTCGCCATTCAAGCGGCTATCGGGCAAAAAATCATAGCCAGGGAAACGGTTTCCGCTTTCCGCAAAAACGTTACCGCAAAATGTTACGGCGGCGACATCACCCGTAAGCGCAAACTTCTTGAAAAACAAAAAGAAGGCAAAAAACGCATGAAGCGCATGGGCAATGTGGAACTTCCGCAGGAAGCGTTCCTTGCCGCGCTTTCTGTCGGCGATGAGGCGTAG
- a CDS encoding amino acid ABC transporter permease has translation MELFDLAFYMERVIPKLNKGLVESLWLIIPAALIGGSFGIFMGVLRVFGTKWIKKTADTFVAVIRGVPLTIQLMILYFGLPYLPFIKIYLTPYQAALIGFIFCTGAYQSEYIRGALLSIKQGQIKAGQALGMTKFQIIWSIIIPQAFRKAIPGCGNEIIYLIKYSSLAYIVTHIELTGEAKILVSRTFRPTEVYLLAGCYYLFLVTLATWILHALERKLHIPGFGKANS, from the coding sequence ATGGAACTTTTTGATTTGGCATTTTATATGGAACGGGTCATTCCAAAGCTCAACAAGGGACTGGTGGAAAGCCTGTGGCTTATCATCCCCGCAGCCCTCATCGGCGGAAGTTTCGGAATTTTTATGGGCGTACTGCGTGTTTTCGGAACAAAGTGGATAAAGAAAACAGCGGATACCTTTGTTGCCGTCATCCGCGGAGTTCCCCTCACCATTCAGCTCATGATCCTGTATTTCGGTCTGCCTTACCTGCCTTTCATAAAAATTTATCTGACCCCGTATCAAGCCGCGCTGATCGGCTTCATTTTCTGCACAGGCGCATATCAATCGGAATATATACGCGGAGCGCTTCTCTCCATAAAACAAGGGCAAATAAAGGCGGGGCAAGCCCTTGGCATGACGAAATTTCAGATTATTTGGTCGATTATCATTCCGCAAGCGTTCAGAAAAGCCATTCCGGGCTGCGGCAATGAAATAATTTACCTTATAAAATACAGTTCACTTGCCTATATCGTTACGCACATTGAATTGACAGGTGAAGCGAAAATTCTTGTTTCAAGAACATTCCGCCCCACCGAAGTTTATTTATTGGCAGGCTGCTATTATTTATTTTTAGTCACCTTGGCGACATGGATTCTTCACGCACTGGAGCGCAAGCTCCACATACCCGGCTTTGGTAAAGCCAATTCGTAA
- a CDS encoding amino acid ABC transporter ATP-binding protein, which yields MTTLLSVKNISVTLGNRKILDNVSLDMEAGGLKVLIGPSGAGKSTLLQCINHLIVPDEGEIYLEGKKINTQNNAELCRLRQNVGMIFQDFNLFDHLTALDNICLALIKVHKLSKTDAQKRARKELERVGLANRAGLYPAQLSGGQKQRVAIARALAMQPKILLLDEPTSALDPELVGEVMTVIQDLAKGGMPMIMATHQMDFVRSLATEVLFMEHGVIIEKDTPKVLLAEGAKTRTLDFCSKLTTLTGNAG from the coding sequence ATGACAACTCTTCTCAGTGTGAAAAATATCTCTGTAACCCTTGGTAACAGAAAGATTTTAGATAACGTTTCCCTCGACATGGAAGCAGGGGGGCTCAAAGTTCTAATCGGACCTTCCGGAGCCGGAAAAAGTACGCTTTTACAATGCATCAATCATCTTATCGTTCCCGATGAAGGCGAAATTTATCTCGAAGGCAAAAAAATCAATACTCAAAACAATGCGGAACTTTGCCGTTTACGCCAAAATGTCGGCATGATTTTCCAAGACTTCAATTTGTTTGACCATTTGACAGCCCTTGACAATATTTGTTTGGCGCTTATCAAAGTGCATAAGCTTTCAAAAACAGACGCGCAAAAAAGAGCCAGAAAAGAACTGGAACGGGTCGGGCTCGCCAACCGCGCGGGACTTTATCCCGCCCAGCTTTCAGGCGGACAAAAGCAGCGTGTCGCCATTGCAAGGGCGCTGGCAATGCAGCCGAAAATTCTTTTGCTCGACGAACCCACCTCCGCCCTCGACCCTGAACTTGTTGGCGAAGTCATGACCGTTATCCAAGACCTTGCAAAAGGCGGCATGCCTATGATTATGGCGACCCACCAAATGGATTTCGTACGTTCCCTCGCCACAGAAGTTTTGTTTATGGAACATGGCGTTATCATTGAAAAAGATACGCCGAAAGTTTTGCTTGCGGAAGGGGCGAAAACCCGTACCCTTGATTTTTGCTCCAAACTGACCACCCTTACAGGCAATGCCGGCTAA
- a CDS encoding amino acid ABC transporter permease — protein METLKTILINLPYILEGTYITVLLVVGALALGFCLGVPLAIMQVYGNSLIRRCVGLYVWFFRGVPILLLLFLFYFGLFNVIGLNLDALTASGLVLGLASSAYQSQIFRGSIQSLPIGQYKAGSALGMTDAQIIKNIILPQALRLSIPGWSNEFSILLKDSALCFAVGASEIMARAHFVASRTYEYLPLYITAGFLYFLITLAGIRILRRVEQKYAIPGYTLSV, from the coding sequence GTGGAAACCCTAAAAACAATTCTTATCAATCTGCCCTATATTCTTGAAGGAACATATATCACTGTCTTGCTTGTCGTGGGAGCATTGGCTCTTGGCTTTTGCCTCGGCGTTCCTCTCGCCATCATGCAGGTTTACGGCAACAGCCTGATCCGCCGCTGTGTCGGATTATATGTATGGTTCTTCCGCGGAGTGCCTATTTTATTGCTTCTTTTCCTTTTCTATTTCGGTTTGTTCAACGTCATAGGCTTGAATTTGGACGCGCTCACGGCTTCCGGCTTAGTCCTCGGACTTGCCAGTTCCGCCTATCAATCTCAAATTTTCCGCGGCTCCATCCAATCACTGCCTATCGGACAATACAAAGCAGGCTCCGCCCTTGGCATGACCGATGCGCAAATCATTAAAAACATCATTCTTCCCCAAGCCTTACGCCTTTCCATTCCGGGATGGTCCAATGAATTTTCCATTTTATTGAAAGACTCCGCCCTCTGTTTCGCTGTCGGGGCTTCCGAAATTATGGCAAGAGCTCATTTTGTCGCTTCCCGCACCTATGAATATTTGCCGCTTTATATCACAGCAGGTTTTTTATATTTTCTCATCACTCTTGCCGGAATACGCATTTTACGCCGCGTGGAACAAAAATACGCAATTCCGGGCTATACACTTTCCGTATGA
- a CDS encoding ABC transporter substrate-binding protein, translating to MKRFSALVFAFLFLALAPFAQAKTYVNGIDANYPPFSFIDEQGNAAGFDIESMNWIANKMGFEVQHTPINWDGIIPALQAKKIDMICSGMSISEERKQAVNFSEPYYSIKKYIAVKNGSDLTAEEVFKGKYTLGVQRGTNEHELLQSRIDNEKLAITLRLYDSPPMSVEDLLNGRIDAIAIDSAPAEDAIKNGKAIKIVGEYAPGDDFGVAVNKENAELLKLINDGYELLKKDPFWQELHTKYLSNH from the coding sequence ATGAAACGCTTTTCTGCTTTGGTTTTTGCCTTTCTGTTTTTAGCTTTGGCGCCTTTCGCCCAAGCAAAAACATACGTAAACGGTATTGATGCAAATTATCCTCCTTTCTCATTTATCGATGAACAAGGAAACGCCGCTGGTTTTGACATTGAATCCATGAACTGGATAGCAAATAAAATGGGTTTTGAAGTTCAGCATACTCCAATAAACTGGGACGGTATCATTCCTGCTCTGCAAGCCAAAAAAATCGATATGATCTGTTCCGGCATGAGCATTTCCGAGGAAAGAAAACAAGCTGTCAATTTTTCCGAACCGTATTATTCCATAAAAAAATACATTGCTGTGAAAAACGGCTCCGACCTTACCGCTGAAGAAGTTTTCAAAGGCAAATATACCCTTGGCGTGCAGCGCGGCACAAACGAACATGAACTTTTGCAATCCCGCATCGACAATGAGAAATTAGCCATCACCCTGCGCCTTTACGACTCTCCTCCGATGAGCGTGGAAGACCTTTTGAACGGACGTATCGACGCTATCGCCATTGATTCTGCTCCTGCCGAAGACGCCATTAAAAACGGCAAAGCTATCAAAATCGTGGGCGAATATGCTCCGGGCGATGATTTCGGCGTTGCAGTGAACAAAGAAAATGCGGAACTTTTGAAGCTCATCAACGACGGCTACGAACTTTTGAAAAAAGACCCGTTTTGGCAAGAACTTCACACTAAATATTTAAGCAATCATTAA
- a CDS encoding thermonuclease family protein: MCINKKIIKFISLLFPFLLGGMVVFFAEKEDGTNNVAEAELFTEEKSMMQQNKVEVVNVYDGDSLDALGSNGKKIKLRLYGIDAPEKGQNFSLSAKVFLEDTVKDKLYSLDVRYKDKYGRYVAVLFDENGIALQEDLIRNGFAWVYPQFCEDIILCVGWQHVQEEAVNSRQGLWQEKNPLSPWDYKHNRK; the protein is encoded by the coding sequence ATGTGTATAAATAAAAAAATCATAAAGTTCATTTCCTTGCTTTTCCCTTTTCTTTTGGGCGGAATGGTCGTTTTTTTCGCTGAAAAGGAAGACGGAACGAATAATGTTGCCGAGGCGGAACTTTTTACGGAAGAAAAAAGCATGATGCAGCAGAACAAGGTTGAAGTCGTGAACGTTTACGACGGGGATAGCTTGGACGCGCTCGGCAGTAACGGGAAGAAAATAAAACTTCGTTTGTACGGGATTGACGCGCCTGAAAAAGGGCAGAATTTTTCCCTGTCAGCCAAAGTTTTTTTGGAAGACACCGTTAAAGACAAATTGTATTCGCTGGATGTGCGGTATAAAGATAAATACGGGCGTTATGTCGCCGTGTTATTTGATGAAAACGGTATCGCTTTGCAGGAAGATTTGATCAGGAACGGTTTCGCATGGGTTTATCCGCAGTTTTGCGAGGATATCATTCTTTGCGTAGGCTGGCAGCATGTGCAGGAAGAAGCCGTAAATTCGCGGCAAGGCTTATGGCAGGAAAAAAATCCTCTTTCTCCGTGGGATTATAAGCATAATAGGAAATAA